One genomic window of Polaromonas sp. SP1 includes the following:
- a CDS encoding ABC transporter substrate-binding protein — protein MKMRYTALAVAAVCAMAGHSWAGEAEAKKWVDNEFQPSTLSKDKQLAEMKWFIDAAKKLQAKGVKEISVVSETITTHEYESKTLAKAFEEITGIKVKHDLIQEGDVVEKLQTSMQSGKSIYDGWISDSDLIGTHYRYGKVLNLTDYMAGKGKEYTNPGLDLKDFIGTKFTTAPDGKLYQLPDQQFANLYWFRADLFARKDLQDKFKAKFGYDLGVPLNWSAYEDIAEFFTNDVKTIDGKPIYGHMDYGKKDPSLGWRFTDAWLSMAGTADIGTPNGLPIDEWGIRVAADKCTPVGASVARGGATNSPAAVYALTKYVDWMKKYAPKEATGMTFGEAGPVPAQGQIAQQIFWYTAFTADMTKKGLPVVNADGTPKWRMAPGPNGPYWKQGMQNGYQDVGSWTFFAAHDENKTAAAWLYAQFITAKTTSLKKTIVGLTPIRESDIQSKAMTDMAPKLGGLVEFYRSPARVAWSPTGTNVPDYPKLAQLWWKNVAQAVTGEKTPQAAMDTLAGEMDDVMGRLERAGMAKCPPKLNPKGDPAKWLSDKAAPWAKLSNEKPKGETINYDKLLQAWKDGKVR, from the coding sequence ATGAAGATGCGTTATACGGCGCTGGCGGTGGCCGCGGTGTGTGCCATGGCCGGCCACAGCTGGGCAGGCGAAGCCGAGGCGAAGAAGTGGGTTGACAACGAGTTCCAGCCATCCACCTTGTCCAAAGACAAGCAGCTGGCCGAGATGAAATGGTTCATCGATGCAGCCAAGAAGCTGCAGGCCAAGGGCGTGAAGGAAATCTCGGTCGTGTCCGAGACCATCACCACCCATGAGTACGAATCCAAAACGCTGGCCAAGGCCTTCGAGGAAATCACCGGCATCAAGGTCAAGCACGACCTGATCCAGGAAGGCGATGTGGTCGAGAAGCTGCAGACCTCCATGCAGTCGGGAAAGTCGATTTATGACGGCTGGATCAGCGACTCCGACCTGATCGGGACGCACTACCGCTACGGCAAGGTGCTGAACCTGACCGATTACATGGCGGGTAAGGGCAAGGAGTACACCAACCCCGGCCTGGACCTGAAGGATTTCATCGGCACCAAGTTCACCACCGCGCCCGACGGCAAGCTTTATCAGTTGCCCGACCAGCAGTTTGCCAACCTGTACTGGTTCCGCGCCGACCTGTTCGCGCGCAAGGACCTGCAGGACAAGTTCAAGGCCAAGTTCGGCTACGACCTGGGCGTGCCGCTGAACTGGAGCGCCTATGAAGACATCGCCGAGTTCTTCACCAACGACGTGAAGACCATCGACGGCAAGCCCATCTACGGCCACATGGACTACGGCAAAAAAGACCCGTCGCTGGGCTGGCGTTTTACCGATGCCTGGCTGTCGATGGCCGGCACGGCCGACATCGGCACGCCCAACGGCCTGCCGATCGACGAATGGGGCATTCGTGTGGCGGCCGACAAGTGCACGCCGGTGGGCGCCTCGGTGGCGCGCGGTGGCGCGACCAACTCGCCGGCGGCGGTTTACGCGCTGACCAAGTACGTGGACTGGATGAAGAAGTACGCGCCCAAGGAAGCCACCGGCATGACCTTCGGCGAAGCCGGCCCGGTGCCGGCCCAGGGGCAGATCGCCCAGCAGATCTTCTGGTACACGGCCTTCACCGCCGACATGACCAAGAAGGGCCTGCCGGTGGTGAACGCCGACGGCACGCCGAAGTGGCGCATGGCGCCCGGCCCCAACGGCCCGTACTGGAAGCAGGGCATGCAAAACGGCTACCAGGACGTCGGCAGCTGGACCTTCTTTGCCGCCCACGACGAGAACAAGACGGCCGCCGCCTGGCTGTACGCGCAGTTCATCACCGCCAAGACCACCTCGCTGAAAAAGACCATCGTCGGCCTCACGCCGATCCGCGAGTCGGACATCCAGTCCAAGGCCATGACCGACATGGCGCCCAAGCTGGGCGGCCTGGTGGAGTTCTACCGCAGCCCGGCGCGCGTGGCCTGGTCGCCTACCGGCACCAACGTACCCGACTACCCCAAGCTGGCGCAGCTGTGGTGGAAGAACGTGGCTCAAGCCGTGACGGGCGAGAAGACGCCGCAGGCCGCCATGGACACGCTGGCCGGCGAGATGGATGACGTGATGGGCCGGCTTGAGCGCGCCGGCATGGCCAAGTGCCCGCCCAAACTCAATCCCAAGGGTGACCCTGCCAAGTGGCTGAGCGACAAGGCCGCACCCTGGGCCAAACTGAGCAATGAAAAGCCCAAAGGCGAAACCATCAACTACGACAAGTTGCTGCAAGCCTGGAAGGACGGCAAGGTTCGCTAA
- the rplX gene encoding 50S ribosomal protein L24: MNKIRKGDEIIVIAGRDKGKRGKISLRKDDSYVLVDGINLVKKHTKPNPLKGTTGGIVEKSMPIHQSNVAIFNAATGKADRVGIKLLADGKKVRVFKSSGEEIKAA; encoded by the coding sequence ATGAACAAAATCCGTAAAGGCGACGAGATCATCGTGATCGCCGGTCGCGACAAAGGCAAGCGCGGCAAAATTTCGCTGCGCAAAGACGACAGCTACGTGCTGGTGGACGGGATCAACCTGGTGAAAAAACACACCAAGCCCAATCCCCTCAAGGGCACCACCGGCGGCATCGTCGAAAAAAGCATGCCGATTCACCAGTCGAACGTGGCAATCTTCAATGCCGCTACCGGCAAGGCGGATCGCGTTGGCATCAAGCTCCTGGCAGACGGCAAGAAAGTGCGCGTCTTCAAGTCCAGCGGCGAAGAAATCAAGGCTGCATAA
- a CDS encoding carbohydrate ABC transporter permease produces the protein MSTTTKPVNQKAWLLVLPVIICVAFSAILPLMTVVNYSVQDIISPERRVFVGTEWFASVMRDEELHAALWRQLTFSLAVLAVEIPLGIALALSMPAQGWKASLVLVLVALSLLIPWNVVGTIWQIYGRADIGLLGAMLQKMGFDYSYTGNATHAWVTVLMMDVWHWTPLVALLCYAGLRSIPDAYYQAARIDGASKFAVFRYIQLPKMRGVLMIAVLLRFMDSFMIYTEPFVLTGGGPGNATTFLSQYLTQKAVGQFDLGPAAAFSLIYFLIILLLCFILYNWMQRVGTQEKEGVE, from the coding sequence ATGAGCACGACAACGAAACCGGTCAATCAGAAGGCCTGGCTGCTGGTGCTGCCGGTCATCATCTGCGTGGCCTTCTCCGCCATCCTGCCGCTGATGACGGTGGTCAACTACTCGGTGCAGGACATCATCTCGCCCGAGCGGCGTGTATTCGTCGGCACCGAGTGGTTTGCGTCCGTCATGCGCGACGAAGAACTGCATGCCGCGCTGTGGCGTCAGCTCACTTTCTCGCTGGCGGTGCTGGCGGTCGAGATTCCGCTGGGCATCGCGCTGGCGCTGTCCATGCCGGCGCAGGGCTGGAAGGCCTCGCTGGTGTTGGTCCTGGTGGCGCTCTCGCTGCTCATTCCGTGGAACGTGGTGGGCACCATCTGGCAAATTTATGGCCGCGCAGACATCGGCCTGCTGGGCGCGATGCTGCAGAAGATGGGCTTTGACTACAGCTACACCGGCAATGCCACGCATGCCTGGGTGACGGTGCTGATGATGGACGTCTGGCACTGGACACCACTGGTGGCCTTGCTCTGTTATGCGGGGCTGCGCTCGATACCGGATGCCTACTACCAGGCTGCGCGCATCGATGGCGCCAGCAAGTTCGCCGTGTTCCGCTACATCCAGCTGCCCAAGATGCGCGGCGTGCTGATGATCGCGGTGCTGCTGCGTTTTATGGACAGCTTCATGATTTACACCGAGCCTTTTGTGTTGACGGGCGGCGGGCCGGGCAATGCCACGACCTTTCTGTCGCAATACCTGACGCAAAAAGCTGTCGGCCAGTTTGACCTGGGCCCGGCGGCGGCTTTCTCGCTGATTTACTTTTTGATCATCCTGCTGCTGTGCTTCATCCTCTACAACTGGATGCAGCGTGTGGGCACGCAAGAGAAGGAGGGCGTGGAATGA
- the rpsN gene encoding 30S ribosomal protein S14: MAKQALLQRELKREKLAAKFAKKYAELKATSNDAKRSDEERALARLELQKLPRNANPTRQRNRCEITGRPRGTFRQFGLARAKIRELAFAGDIPGITKASW; encoded by the coding sequence ATGGCAAAACAAGCTTTACTGCAACGTGAACTGAAGCGCGAGAAACTCGCCGCCAAGTTCGCCAAAAAATACGCTGAACTCAAGGCAACGTCCAACGACGCCAAGCGCTCCGATGAAGAGCGCGCTCTGGCCCGTCTTGAGTTGCAAAAGTTGCCCCGCAACGCCAACCCGACTCGCCAGCGCAACCGCTGCGAAATCACGGGTCGACCACGCGGTACGTTCCGTCAATTCGGCCTGGCTCGCGCCAAAATTCGCGAGTTGGCTTTTGCTGGTGATATCCCTGGTATCACCAAGGCAAGCTGGTAA
- a CDS encoding glycerol-3-phosphate dehydrogenase/oxidase, with product MTTEFAPAATRRQDLMARVAEPRHYDVAIIGGGATGLGVALDAAARGFSVILVESHDFAKGTSSRATKLVHGGVRYLAQGNISLVREALHERTTLLANAPHLAQPLAFVMPSYKFWEAPFYGIGLKMYDALAGKAGLGATEFLSRRETQACLPTVQAQDLKGGVKYWDGQFDDARLALALARTAARQGALLVNYCAATGLIHENGKLVGLHASDQETGRTFDIRASCVVNAAGVWVDQLRLQDGQAIGRDPKPMVAPSQGVHIVVDRSFLPTDHAMLIPKTADGRVLFAVPWLGKTILGTTDTPRHDLAREPLPFREEVDFILRESARYLSRAPGPADIKSIWVGLRPLVKPPDDDAGSTQALSREHTVLVSKSGLVTVTGGKWTTYRAMAEDVLDKCFAAALLPSRPNGATTQLKLVGAHNSGHTISEAPGAHLYGSDAPAMESLPGAGRELGGGLTEAMVRFAARYEYARCVEDVLARRSRLLFLDAALARTLAPAVAKLLQEENGVDPQLDAFVLLCSQYLSLPD from the coding sequence ATGACGACTGAATTCGCGCCTGCCGCCACACGGCGCCAGGACCTGATGGCCCGCGTGGCCGAGCCGCGCCACTACGACGTCGCCATCATCGGTGGCGGCGCCACCGGCCTGGGCGTGGCGCTGGATGCCGCTGCGCGCGGCTTCTCCGTGATCCTGGTCGAATCGCACGACTTTGCCAAAGGCACTTCGTCCCGCGCCACCAAGCTGGTGCACGGCGGTGTGCGTTACCTGGCGCAGGGCAACATTTCGCTGGTGCGCGAGGCCTTGCACGAGCGCACCACGCTGCTGGCCAATGCGCCGCACCTGGCGCAGCCGCTGGCGTTTGTGATGCCCTCCTACAAGTTCTGGGAAGCGCCGTTTTACGGCATCGGGCTCAAGATGTATGACGCCCTGGCCGGCAAGGCGGGCCTGGGGGCAACGGAATTCCTCAGCCGGCGTGAAACGCAGGCTTGCCTGCCGACGGTGCAGGCGCAAGACCTCAAGGGCGGCGTCAAGTACTGGGACGGCCAGTTCGACGACGCGCGGCTGGCCCTGGCGCTGGCCCGCACGGCGGCACGCCAGGGCGCGCTGCTGGTGAACTACTGCGCCGCCACGGGGTTGATCCATGAAAACGGCAAGCTCGTCGGCCTGCATGCGAGCGACCAGGAAACGGGGCGCACCTTTGACATCAGGGCGAGCTGCGTGGTGAATGCGGCCGGCGTCTGGGTGGACCAGCTGCGCCTGCAGGACGGGCAGGCAATAGGCCGCGACCCCAAACCCATGGTGGCGCCCAGCCAGGGCGTGCACATCGTGGTCGACCGCTCCTTTTTGCCCACCGATCACGCCATGCTGATCCCCAAAACGGCCGACGGGCGGGTGCTGTTTGCAGTGCCCTGGCTGGGCAAGACCATTCTGGGCACCACCGACACCCCACGCCATGACCTGGCGCGCGAGCCGCTGCCTTTCAGGGAAGAGGTCGATTTCATCCTGCGCGAGTCGGCACGTTACTTGAGCCGCGCTCCGGGCCCGGCGGATATCAAAAGCATCTGGGTTGGCCTGCGCCCGCTGGTTAAACCGCCGGACGACGACGCCGGCAGCACCCAGGCGCTGTCGCGCGAACACACCGTGCTGGTCAGCAAAAGCGGCCTGGTCACGGTGACGGGCGGCAAATGGACTACCTACCGGGCCATGGCAGAGGATGTGCTGGACAAGTGTTTTGCCGCGGCCTTGCTGCCGTCGCGCCCGAATGGCGCCACCACGCAATTAAAGTTGGTTGGTGCTCACAATTCGGGTCACACGATCAGCGAAGCGCCCGGGGCTCATTTATATGGAAGCGATGCCCCGGCCATGGAAAGCCTGCCAGGCGCCGGCCGTGAACTGGGCGGCGGGCTGACCGAAGCCATGGTGCGCTTTGCCGCTCGTTATGAATATGCGCGCTGCGTAGAGGACGTGTTGGCGCGCAGGTCCCGCCTGTTGTTTCTGGATGCCGCGCTGGCCAGAACGCTCGCACCCGCCGTCGCAAAGCTGCTGCAAGAGGAAAACGGGGTGGATCCGCAGCTGGACGCATTTGTGTTGCTTTGCAGCCAATATCTGAGCTTGCCCGATTGA
- the rplN gene encoding 50S ribosomal protein L14, whose product MIQTQSKLDVADNTGAKSVMCIKVLGGSKRRYASVGDVIKVSIKEAAPRGRVKKGEVYSAVVVRTAKGIRRGDGSLVKFDGNAAVLLNAKLEPIGTRIFGPVTRELRTEKFMKIVSLAPEVL is encoded by the coding sequence ATGATTCAAACGCAATCCAAGCTCGATGTTGCTGACAACACGGGTGCCAAGTCCGTGATGTGCATCAAGGTTCTGGGCGGCTCCAAGCGCCGGTACGCCAGCGTTGGTGACGTCATCAAGGTGAGCATCAAAGAAGCCGCTCCACGTGGCCGCGTCAAAAAAGGCGAGGTTTACAGTGCTGTGGTCGTTCGCACCGCCAAGGGCATCCGCCGCGGTGACGGCTCCCTCGTCAAATTCGACGGCAACGCAGCAGTGTTGCTTAACGCCAAGCTGGAGCCTATCGGCACCCGCATCTTCGGACCAGTGACGCGCGAGTTGCGCACTGAAAAGTTCATGAAGATCGTGTCCCTGGCTCCTGAAGTTCTGTAA
- a CDS encoding DUF2160 domain-containing protein: MFEWMAWTTPVAIFFSCIVLMLVGMTLWEIKSPTTMRRGFLPLETTRGDRLFIGLLSAAYLNLIFVGISGKLAGWLGLEADPSIWISFVLSIALLAFIMRKG, encoded by the coding sequence ATGTTTGAGTGGATGGCCTGGACGACGCCGGTGGCGATTTTTTTCAGCTGCATCGTGTTGATGCTGGTCGGCATGACGCTGTGGGAGATCAAGTCGCCGACGACGATGCGGCGCGGCTTTTTGCCGCTGGAGACCACACGCGGTGACCGGCTTTTTATCGGCCTGCTCAGTGCGGCTTATCTGAACCTGATCTTTGTCGGCATCAGCGGCAAGCTCGCCGGCTGGCTGGGACTCGAGGCGGACCCCTCAATCTGGATCAGCTTTGTGCTGTCAATCGCATTGCTCGCATTCATCATGCGCAAGGGTTGA
- the rplE gene encoding 50S ribosomal protein L5, with amino-acid sequence MAKTAPVQQAAPQARLQAQYREKIAPSLVEKFGYTSPMQVPRITKITLNMGVSEAVADKKVMDNAVGDMTKIAGQKPVVTKAKKAIAGFKIREDLPIGCMVTLRGVKMYEFLDRFVTVALPRVRDFRGISGRAFDGRGNYNIGVKEQIIFPEIEYDKVDALRGLNISITTTAKTDEECKALLTAFRFPFKN; translated from the coding sequence ATGGCAAAGACCGCACCTGTACAACAAGCTGCTCCGCAGGCCCGCCTGCAAGCCCAGTACCGCGAAAAAATCGCCCCCAGCCTGGTTGAGAAATTCGGCTACACCTCGCCCATGCAGGTTCCCCGCATCACCAAGATCACGCTCAATATGGGTGTGAGCGAGGCTGTTGCCGACAAGAAGGTCATGGACAACGCCGTCGGCGACATGACCAAGATCGCCGGCCAAAAGCCTGTCGTGACCAAGGCCAAGAAGGCTATCGCCGGTTTCAAGATCCGCGAAGACCTGCCTATCGGTTGCATGGTGACCCTGCGCGGCGTGAAGATGTATGAGTTCCTCGATCGTTTCGTTACCGTGGCCCTGCCCCGCGTGCGTGACTTCCGCGGTATTTCCGGCCGGGCCTTTGACGGCCGCGGAAACTACAACATCGGCGTGAAAGAGCAAATCATTTTCCCTGAGATTGAGTACGACAAGGTTGACGCCCTGCGCGGTCTCAATATCAGCATCACCACAACGGCGAAGACCGATGAAGAGTGCAAGGCACTTCTCACCGCTTTCCGTTTTCCGTTCAAGAACTGA
- a CDS encoding carbohydrate ABC transporter permease: MNTPNTPKFQARTLFLIAYILFALLPIYWMVNMSFKTNAEILSSFSFFPQHFTWDNYKTIFTDPSWYSGYINSLIYVAINTVISITVALPAAYAFSRYSFLGDKHVFFWLLTNRMTPPAVFLLPFFQLYTTVGLMDTHIAVALAHLLFNVPLAVWILEGFMSGIPREIDETAYIDGYSFPRFFVRIFLPLIKAGVGVAAFFCFMFSWVELLLARTLTSVNAKPIVATMTRTVSASGMDWATLAAAGVLTIVPGAIVIWFVRNYIAKGFAMGRV; this comes from the coding sequence ATGAACACACCGAATACGCCAAAGTTCCAGGCGCGCACGCTGTTCCTGATCGCCTACATCCTGTTTGCGCTCCTGCCCATCTACTGGATGGTCAACATGAGCTTCAAGACGAATGCCGAGATCCTCTCGAGCTTCTCGTTTTTTCCCCAGCACTTCACCTGGGACAACTACAAGACCATCTTCACCGACCCGTCCTGGTATTCGGGCTATATCAACAGCCTGATTTACGTGGCCATCAACACGGTGATCTCCATCACCGTAGCGCTGCCGGCAGCCTATGCGTTTTCGCGCTACAGCTTCCTGGGTGACAAGCATGTGTTCTTCTGGCTGCTGACCAACCGCATGACGCCGCCGGCGGTGTTTTTGCTGCCTTTCTTCCAGCTCTACACAACGGTGGGGCTGATGGATACGCACATTGCGGTGGCGCTGGCGCACCTGCTGTTCAACGTGCCGCTGGCGGTGTGGATCCTGGAAGGTTTCATGAGCGGCATCCCGCGCGAAATCGACGAAACCGCCTACATCGACGGCTATTCCTTCCCGCGCTTTTTTGTGCGCATCTTCCTGCCGCTGATCAAGGCCGGCGTGGGCGTGGCGGCGTTTTTCTGCTTCATGTTCAGCTGGGTGGAGCTGCTGCTGGCGCGCACGCTGACCAGCGTCAATGCCAAGCCCATCGTGGCGACCATGACGCGCACCGTGTCGGCTTCGGGCATGGACTGGGCGACGCTGGCCGCCGCCGGCGTGCTGACCATCGTGCCGGGCGCTATCGTCATCTGGTTTGTTCGTAACTACATCGCGAAGGGTTTCGCGATGGGCCGGGTATGA